The Theobroma cacao cultivar B97-61/B2 chromosome 2, Criollo_cocoa_genome_V2, whole genome shotgun sequence genome includes the window GctaaattttaccttttaagtacaaaaaaagttgcaaaatttttgaaaatttaaaggaaaaaaaaatccattatAACCTTTTTCCCATTAACACTCCCATGCCAATAACAACATATTCAgacagagaaagaaaaaatcaaacaaaacccAGATAACATTACGTtcaaaaaatggaaatttcaacattaaaaagagaaagaaaataaattccaGGCGGAAACTAAGATCGACGAAATAAAGACCAATcattgagcaaaaaaaaaataaatttttttcaatatatttagtTATTCGAATGAGTTTGTACTGACCTTAAATAGAATTGAAAGGCGAAGGTTACAACcgaaaaatccaaaaaagaagaaagtaaatCTTCAATTTCTTCTAGGGATAGAATTGGGGATAACAGTTTCGGAAATCTGGAGAAAGAGTAGGGTTGAATAGGTCATAGTGAGGGTGTTATTGtctatttgttttttaaacaaGGCTATTCCCGTCATACCGTCATTTATATTgtaatttccctttttctttaatcaattttttatgggtttaaaataaattgtactattatattcttttattttttgaacatttaatactcttatttttcatgatttaatACTCCCATTTTTctatatttcaaatttatttattttttcatattaaaaaccatcgaatatttatattatataaaaatttcaaattttaatataatatatcaaagtcaaaaattttattttcacctTCGTGGCagtaaaaaaaacaaatatttatggACGATGGAGTGTAACCCTGTTTACAGGTTGCCATTTATTCATgtcattatatattttttaaaaaagttaaattatttttaaaaatttaattaattttttatttttttattttacttaatcaaaatattttatttttattttagatcaagTAAATTTATATAACTAATATTGCTAACTATCATTAGTCAAATTataatttgtcattttatgttCAGTTAACACGAAAGGTGAAATGTCacattatcatttattataacTTATCAACATatcatgtttattttttacttataaTTGAATCTAATTATAGGagaatttcttttgtttttctttagaaAAAACAATATGAATGGAGTTTGTAAGAATCATTGATAATCTTCATTCAAAGTTTCTTTTCAGAAAAAGAACTCCCATAATTTCATCTCACATTCTAACTTTTTCAGATATATTTGGTTGGGGGTGGATATTAAATGAGAAaaccatttcaatttcaaatggAAAATTCTTGTTGCAACAGGATTAGGCACATTGCAGATGCCTACTTGTTCAGGAAAAATACAGAAAGGTatacattttcttttcatatatAGCAATTACATTGATCCCAACCTTGCAATTTTCGCAAGGAAAGAACTCGATTATGTAGAAACTACCCTGTTTCCAGCTTCTGACTGTCTCAGTGAACAGGAGCAGCCCTGTGGTAGGCTGGCACCGTCACAGGGAAGAAAACCTGTCGGACTCCTTCAGCCTTGAGTATAGGGATAATGATGCCTGATGCACCCTGAcaacaaaatggaaaattgGATCAGATCAGATAGAAGAATGAATAATTCCTGGTGGATGTTACAAGGAATGGTGTATAGAGATGAGCACACACCGAAATTAATCTGGCACCAATCCAAACGCGATTTAGTGAAGGAAAGGGAAGTAACAAGCGTCCAACACCAAAGATAGCCACAGCAAAGAAGTGGAGGACTAGGCTTAGAGGACGAGGGTTCAGGCCTGAAAGGAGAGCTATTGGTCCATTGGAGAATACACCTCCAAggctcaaataatcaaaacatGCTTGGCGCATTTCCTTCCTTGCCGGGTCAGGGGATGCGCAGAACACCTTGTATAAGGCACCGGCTAATGTGTTTATTGTAGATGCCACCGGCTGCAAAAAAGAATTATGCACCACCTTGTTAATCAATGTGCTTGTAGCAGATGTATTTGACCGGAAATATGTGCCCTTCTTTTGTAGTTCCTACCTTACGGAGGGTGTAAAAGGATTCAAGGTATCTGCAGAGGGCAGAAGCATCATGGAGATCACGTAAGGGTCTAAGAAGATCTCTAAGTACAACAACATCAGACAAAGCCACAGTCATTCCTCCACCAGTTAAAGGGTGTCGCATGTTGAACGCATCCCCCATCAGAAGTGCTCCAGGAGTGGGATATGGAGCAGCAGGCATGCTTCTGTTATGCATTGTTCTTATGTTTCCTTTGTCAATTGCAGATATGAAAGAAGTGTACAGCTCTGGAGGAATCTGGAATGTTCCAATTAATcgttttaaaatattaagaacTAGTAGGAATCAGATTGACAGAAAGATTCGGTAgcttagattatcctatttgATATCAAAAACTCCGGTTGAATGTTATGTAAATCTTAGCCCACATTACTGgtgaaaaacagaaaaactGGTCATGCATCAGTGATTGAAAAACAGAAAACCTTGACAACCAGATAGTAGTTACTGGTAATAATACCTGAGGAGCCACGACAGACTTCAAATATTGAGCCATATCACCATTAGGAATGGAAGGGACCTTTTGGCCAGGAACATCCACTAAACAGCGGATTTCATTGCTACTAATAGGATAAAACAAGATAGGTGAAGGATCAGCCAATATAACATGCCCGTGATTCAGATATGGAAGGTCGCAATTCTCCAGGACCAGGCCGACAAAGCAAGAGGGAATATCAACCTGAAATGGGATACTTAATCATATGAGAAATCAAATCTGGGTTCTTGAATATAGAgattaaattttcacatgGGGACACTTTGTGCCATGCCAAATTGCCGATTTAGATGGGCAAAAGAATCTTTACCTTGGGGTTGCAGAGGGAGCGTCgcaaatttgaaaaacaacCATCACAGACAACTGTGAGGGGAGCATTCGCTCTCAGCTCTTGGCCATCATTGGTTTTATAGGTCACTCCCTTGATAGTTCCTTTTTCTTCGATTAAAGATGTCACAGTACCTTGTTCCAAACTCACACtgtaaagaaaattaagaaataagaatttgagaaatgacAGGAAACATTGGTACGCATAATTGCTCTACTTTATTGTATTTTCAGAGTTAATTAATGGTGAAGGATGAGTACTTGGGGAGGGAAGCAGCTTTCTCACGCATCTTTTGTATGAAGCGTCCATAGTGGAAGCCTCTGCCAGACACATCCGAACGAAATCCTTCCAATGGATAGGACAGTCTAGTATTTTTTCCATCCTTGTAAAGAGCATATCCGAACACTTGCTGAGAATCAATCTGCTTCACGCAATCTACAGGCACACGATGAACCATGATTAAAAAAacgaaaaaacaaaaaagggggTTAAAATTAAAGCAAGATGGCTTTAACTTCATGTTGGTCATCGAAGTTTTTCTTGCTTACCATCAAGGCCCAATTCAATCAACTTGAGGTAGCCTCCTGGTTGTAGCAGTTCACCAACGATTCTGTCAGGCTCAGACAAGTCTCTTTCAATGACACGCACACGACGTCCTTCCTGCATAAATGttgaagaatgaagaagaatgaggtgtctgcttaacaaattttattgatcCAGTTATCAGAAGAGACTGTTGCCAAAAAATATTTGCTAATGAAGACTCTGGGTACATTTTAAAGGATTGTTTATGACGCGACAGCCACCAGGATGAGCTCTATTGTTACTACTTACTTGTCGAAGTAGAAGTTAACTAGCTAACATGACCCTAACTGTAAGGATAAAACTCTACAAATTGTCACCAAACAGACAGAAACTGTTACCTTTCCAAGAGTGTAGGCAAGGGCTGAACCAGCAACGCCTGCTCCGACAATGATTATATCTGTGCTTGTAGTAGCTATCTCTGACCCGGATAGCATTTCATTCTGAGAGCTCTCCAAACACTCATTCCCTTGAATAATCCCCATTGAAGAAGCTCCCTTcacctttcttcttcttatgTGGTGCAACAGAACAACCCCAAGAAGAGAGGCTATAACTCCTCCCAATATAACCTGATCAACCATATCTTCGaagtttaataaaaattgacACGAAGAAAACAGCTCTAACTTGGCCTTTTCACTTCTTGTTTGGGTTTCTCTCGGATGTTGTTTGCTGTGATTTTACTTGTTAGTTAAGGTTGCCTTATATATGCTTGCAATGAGCTCAGAAACAGCTTGGCTTTGGCAATTTCTTTTAACTTCTTTTAACCCTTTTTCCAACAGGTTTTGTGCTAGTGTTCAATGTTGAAAAAAGAGCATAAAACCAGAAGGTTTTTTCCAGGGTTTCACATAAAATAACTCAAAGAAATCCACGAAAGTGtctaaaatgaagaatttgTGTTTGTCTCATATGGAAGACATGATAGTTGGCTTAATTTAAACTTGTCAGTCAAAGGGATAGAAAATAGAAAAGCTGTCCAAGTAAGACTAATCATTAATCCTGAGAGTTTGGCTGCCATTGGCTTAATATGTTTTAACAATAAATGGTTTCAAGGTTTCAGACAAAACCATGGGAGCCAAACAGGGGGCGACAGATAGtcagattaaaagaaaaactatatACTAATATATAGGAAATGAGACTTAAAATCTGATCAAGTATAGTCAATAACAATAATCTTTCAAGCTTTCAATACAATGGGAGCCAAACAGGGGGTGAAAATAGAGCCAAAaccccccaaaaaaaatccTCCAATGCAACAATTAATGAACAAACCACAGCATAACTAGCATTGACATGAAGTAGTAATCAGTACAAGGTTGTGCAATAAGTCAGCTCCCACCAAAGCATGGCAGTGGCAatggttaaatttttatttatttttaatttttcagttgctttatttgacttatactaatttctatttttatttgttggtTTGTCAACATGTTTAATCTGAATGGTTTATATTGGAGAAAGCTTCAAAGCAAGGACTGGGTTTAGTCAAGGAAAGTTATTTTCACAGAATgttgaaataaatataattgtcAAGTCATGTCAACAAATGAATAAAGAACTTCCGGCTCCAACTTGATATCTTGcttgatatatttttcataattttacgATAcatatataagaaattttttatattaatagcACTCTTGTCATTAGATTATTAAGCAAGTAGTTATTATCACATAATAAACCTAATCGAGTGCAAGATATTTTGACTTCAATTGTGGACTAGAGGAGGTTGAGATCAGGCAGTCAGGTAATTTTTGTCAAACTCCTCCATCATACTTCAGCTATTGACTTTGAGTTCATCaaacttattttaataatttttgttgaCTATTTCTTTGCATTTAAGGAAGTTGATAAAGCAGAGTTATTTTGAATACGACTCACAACGAACTTGTTATATACGATATGGTTTTACTTTGAAAATATGTAcatttatcattaaattaaatatattcatcGGAGCACATGCCAATGACTttcttttcaaagaaaaaaaactatgGGTACTCACTTGAATTAGGCCTAGAACAATACAGTTGATATCTTAGCTTTGGCTGCTAAACAAAAACATCATTCATTAGAACAGTTGTACTGATTTTcagactttgaaaaatattaccATCTTACTTCTCATCATCACATTAATTTCTTATCACTTCAAAGCAGTTGCAACCAAGCACATTCAATTTCTATTTAAACCAAAACCAGAGGGTTAACAGTTGAATTCTATAACTTGCCAAGACTAGTCTCAGATGCCAATTATGGTGATATGAAACTTTGCTGTATTAAGATTGTACTTGATTCAAAGGAAAGACTGTAATGCTATGTCAATTCTCTGAAATAATACCATACCAACACGGTTCCTATTATACACTTGATTTGTTTACTTAGgtagaaagtaaaaaagaattcGTGGCAGAAGATCAACTACTGATACAAATTAGTTTGGCTTAGCAGTAAATATTTGTGGGGTTTCTGAGTTTTCCCATTGTTTTCCTCATTCTCTCAATGAACAGGAGGAGCTCTGTAGTATGCTGGCACAGTTGCAGGGAAAAACATTTGTCTAACCCCTTCAGCCTTGATAATGGGGAAAATGATGCCTGATGCACCCTGGAAAAAACAACAGATATAGCATTAGGTGGTCTTGAAGTGGCAGTGATACACAATttgtaaaacaaaagaaaatagagataCGCACCGAAATCAATCTAGCCCCAGTCCAAATGCGTTTGGGTGAAGGAAATGGAAGTAACAAGCGGCCAACGCCATAGACAGCCACCGCGAAAAAATGTAGGACTAAGCTTATGGGGCGGGGGTTCAAACCGGAGAGCAGAGAGATTGGTCCATTTGAGAATACGCCTCCAAGGCTCAAGTAGTCAAAGCATGCTTGCCGCATCTCCTTCCTTGCTGGATCAGGGGAGGCACTGAATACCTTGTATAGGGCGCCAGCCAATGTGTTTATTGTAGATGCCACTGGCTGCAAATCATAAAACCAAATCCATCCGGTAAGTGGAAAAATTGTACAGTTTCTGAAGCCAAGTTTTCACATTATACAAAAGTACAGAACATGAACTGTGAAGTTATCAGGGAGGAATACATGTGTAGCTTACCTTCCGCAAGGTATAAAAAGATTCAAGGTATTTGCAAAGAGTAGATGCATCATACAGATCGTACAGGGGTCTTAGAAGATCCCTTAGTACCACAATATCAGATAGTGCAACAGTCATTCCCCCTCCGGTTAAAGGATGTCTCATATTGAATGCATCACCCATTAAAAGTGCACCAGGAGTTGAGTGTGGAGCAGCAGGCATGCTTCTGTTTGGCATGGTTCTTATGTTGCCCTTATCAATTGCGGATATAAAGGCAGTGTGCAGTTCAGAAGGAATCTGATATGAATAACCAGAAAATCAGTTCAGTACATTAAAAAGGGTGATGCTTAAATTTCTAAGGGCAGTAGAAGAGGTGTCAAAAGGCTAGTGAACTTGATTTCGTTTAATTGCATAAAATTGGGAGTCATTTGATAAATGAAAGACATAAGTACCTGGGGAGCCACCACAGTTTTCAAGTACTGGGCCATTTCACCATTGGAAACAGAAGGAACTTTTTGGCCAGGCACATCAACCAAGCAACGAATCTCGGTGCTGCTGATAGGGTAAAACAAGATAGGTGAAGGGTCTGCCAATATAACATGTCCATAGTTTGCATGCGGAAGCTCACAGTTCTCCAGAACCAATCCAACAAAACAAGAGGGGACCTCAACCTGCAGACACAAATGAAGATCTTCATGTTGTCTCAAGAGTAAAAATGAAGATCACGAGAGAGTGCTGGTACCAAATTCTAGATAAGAAACTTCATTAACTACCACTTTATTCTAATTAAAAGCTTGATCGATATTAGTAAGTGTATGACATTTGACAACATTTGAATAAGAATCTTCACCTTCGGGTCACAGAGAGAGCGTCTCAAATTTGAGAAACA containing:
- the LOC18607298 gene encoding squalene monooxygenase, with protein sequence MGYECIVEGLVAALLGFVFLYNAFVRGFNKTKAAAGAASSSSSMVSPMENCVRKTGNGEVAGSTDIIIVGAGVAGSALAYTFGKDGRRVHVIERDLSEPDRIVGELLQPGGYLKLIELGLEDCVDDIDAQQVFGYALYKDGKNTRLSYPLEKFHSDVAGRSFHNGRFIQRMRQKAASLPNVTLEQGTVTSLLEENATIKGVQYKTKGGQELTAYAPLTIVCDGCFSNLRRSLCDPKVEVPSCFVGLVLENCELPHANYGHVILADPSPILFYPISSTEIRCLVDVPGQKVPSVSNGEMAQYLKTVVAPQIPSELHTAFISAIDKGNIRTMPNRSMPAAPHSTPGALLMGDAFNMRHPLTGGGMTVALSDIVVLRDLLRPLYDLYDASTLCKYLESFYTLRKPVASTINTLAGALYKVFSASPDPARKEMRQACFDYLSLGGVFSNGPISLLSGLNPRPISLVLHFFAVAVYGVGRLLLPFPSPKRIWTGARLISGASGIIFPIIKAEGVRQMFFPATVPAYYRAPPVH
- the LOC18607297 gene encoding squalene monooxygenase, encoding MVDQVILGGVIASLLGVVLLHHIRRRKVKGASSMGIIQGNECLESSQNEMLSGSEIATTSTDIIIVGAGVAGSALAYTLGKEGRRVRVIERDLSEPDRIVGELLQPGGYLKLIELGLDDCVKQIDSQQVFGYALYKDGKNTRLSYPLEGFRSDVSGRGFHYGRFIQKMREKAASLPNVSLEQGTVTSLIEEKGTIKGVTYKTNDGQELRANAPLTVVCDGCFSNLRRSLCNPKVDIPSCFVGLVLENCDLPYLNHGHVILADPSPILFYPISSNEIRCLVDVPGQKVPSIPNGDMAQYLKSVVAPQIPPELYTSFISAIDKGNIRTMHNRSMPAAPYPTPGALLMGDAFNMRHPLTGGGMTVALSDVVVLRDLLRPLRDLHDASALCRYLESFYTLRKPVASTINTLAGALYKVFCASPDPARKEMRQACFDYLSLGGVFSNGPIALLSGLNPRPLSLVLHFFAVAIFGVGRLLLPFPSLNRVWIGARLISGASGIIIPILKAEGVRQVFFPVTVPAYHRAAPVH